One part of the Arachidicoccus terrestris genome encodes these proteins:
- a CDS encoding phage baseplate assembly protein V, with product MHHGTILKYGLVCEVKPGYAKVNFDDDDDLATDWLPVLVRRSQSDKESWQLEINEHVVCLMINDGDDGVIIGAIYSDEDTPDNGEAAGKFRKLFSDGTLIEYDKTLHKLTASVKGDIAINAAGDAQISAKNIQAVATQKAAVSAAEIEATGSTSAKIVSPVITLQGAVTVTGALTAATIATTGGGAITSTGDMNITGKIEAGGEIKGGSVVVGDIDLGTHTHSGVTTGAGTSGPPVP from the coding sequence ATGCACCACGGAACCATTTTAAAATACGGATTAGTTTGCGAAGTCAAACCGGGTTACGCAAAAGTAAATTTCGACGATGACGACGATCTAGCGACTGATTGGCTGCCGGTGTTAGTTCGCCGGTCCCAATCCGATAAAGAAAGCTGGCAACTCGAAATCAATGAACATGTTGTCTGCCTTATGATTAACGACGGGGATGACGGCGTTATTATTGGTGCAATATACAGTGACGAAGACACCCCGGACAACGGCGAAGCGGCTGGAAAATTCCGGAAATTATTTTCAGATGGCACATTAATTGAATATGATAAGACACTTCATAAATTAACTGCATCTGTTAAAGGAGATATCGCAATCAATGCCGCCGGAGATGCCCAAATTTCCGCTAAAAACATCCAAGCAGTAGCGACCCAAAAGGCGGCAGTTTCTGCCGCTGAAATCGAAGCGACTGGTTCTACATCGGCAAAAATTGTTTCGCCGGTAATCACACTGCAAGGTGCCGTTACAGTTACAGGCGCGTTAACTGCGGCGACCATAGCTACTACTGGCGGGGGCGCCATTACTTCCACAGGTGATATGAATATCACAGGCAAGATCGAAGCCGGTGGGGAAATCAAGGGCGGATCCGTTGTTGTTGGTGATATAGATTTGGGTACTCACACCCACAGCGGAGTTACCACTGGCGCTGGAACATCAGGCCCGCCAGTTCCTTAG
- a CDS encoding GPW/gp25 family protein gives MATLDNIDSPVWGISILGYGAIAQGLASIRQCIDIILRTRKNSDPLRPEFGSDIFKYIDLPENIAIPNIKKAIIDALEIWETRIKVTGVSHYIESYGKPVFTIGYKVVDQNVTDAVTFNIAKGVTAEQQDAEVILQAFFPPNPKGYRYQISFLENGTQVLPAPIEYGYESLSDLFNWIKTNWLSFGRWFMLADRIMCYIRSADVDSASLGVSLLPVREIKAEFPYLAPTGVYSVMFKVAGQDIIPQMPGYDNFGDILDFAKENWSQYGKWYIKSDLAVDGQTPIYQLICVSENEDFNAELIISTLYYKVLMIQASTGKALGDSAPFGRIITSESPF, from the coding sequence ATGGCAACACTGGATAACATAGACAGCCCCGTATGGGGAATTTCAATATTAGGGTATGGAGCAATAGCCCAGGGGCTGGCATCTATACGCCAGTGCATTGATATTATCCTGCGTACTCGAAAGAATTCAGATCCGTTGCGTCCCGAATTTGGTTCAGACATATTTAAGTACATCGATCTACCCGAAAACATCGCCATACCGAACATCAAAAAGGCTATTATAGACGCATTAGAAATTTGGGAGACCCGAATAAAGGTAACTGGTGTCAGTCATTATATAGAAAGCTACGGCAAGCCGGTGTTTACCATTGGGTACAAAGTAGTAGATCAAAACGTAACTGATGCAGTAACCTTCAATATAGCAAAAGGGGTAACAGCAGAACAACAAGACGCGGAAGTTATTTTACAGGCATTTTTCCCGCCTAATCCTAAAGGGTATCGTTATCAAATTTCATTCTTAGAAAACGGAACGCAAGTCTTACCTGCCCCAATTGAATACGGTTATGAATCTTTAAGCGATCTATTTAACTGGATCAAAACCAATTGGCTTTCGTTTGGAAGATGGTTTATGTTGGCAGACAGGATCATGTGTTATATTAGATCTGCTGACGTCGATTCTGCCAGTCTAGGGGTGTCCCTACTGCCGGTGAGGGAAATTAAAGCAGAATTCCCTTATTTGGCACCAACTGGCGTTTATTCGGTAATGTTTAAAGTTGCAGGTCAAGATATCATACCCCAGATGCCGGGTTATGACAACTTTGGAGATATCCTTGATTTCGCAAAAGAAAATTGGTCACAATATGGCAAATGGTATATTAAATCAGATCTGGCCGTAGATGGGCAAACGCCGATCTACCAGTTAATCTGTGTTTCAGAAAATGAAGATTTTAATGCTGAATTAATTATTTCAACTCTCTATTACAAAGTACTTATGATTCAGGCGTCAACAGGAAAGGCCCTAGGGGATTCTGCGCCATTTGGTCGAATTATAACAAGTGAATCACCGTTTTAA
- a CDS encoding baseplate assembly protein, translated as MSELIKITDEDSGRIISEMKADLEFRLNRQIAPADVEMLIIQGLAYRETIIRSQINDAYRQSLVAFARGASLEYLGELVGVYRLPAAPAYVVLTFTLVDGQTGITIPEGLRVQSTDGKAIFQTIETVIVPAGVIYVNIKAACSEAGTIGNNYSAGTIIIILDPKPYLVGAQNLDQSSGGSDEESDDDLRERIKLAPASFSVAGPSEAYKFFAKSASPSIADVAITNPTPGEVHIFPLLSGGVIPGQALLDTVYAICNGEKVRPLTDTVIVSAPTKIDYAIEVELTILSNAVNLGADSTVLDAIQRWVDSKKNILGVDVVRNKIAALSMLDGIVYNVDVISPETDIVANPEDYTNCTGITVTINGTHDQ; from the coding sequence ATGTCAGAATTGATAAAAATTACCGACGAAGATTCAGGCCGAATAATATCCGAAATGAAGGCCGATCTGGAATTTCGTCTAAACCGTCAAATAGCACCAGCAGATGTTGAAATGTTAATCATCCAGGGTTTGGCGTACAGAGAAACTATTATCAGATCCCAGATTAACGATGCATATAGACAAAGCCTAGTGGCTTTTGCCCGTGGTGCATCCTTGGAGTATTTAGGCGAGTTAGTCGGGGTTTATCGCCTTCCAGCGGCCCCCGCATACGTTGTTTTGACTTTCACGCTTGTAGATGGACAGACTGGCATTACTATTCCGGAAGGGCTTCGGGTTCAATCAACCGACGGTAAGGCAATTTTCCAGACAATAGAAACAGTAATTGTCCCCGCTGGTGTAATCTATGTAAATATAAAAGCTGCATGTTCGGAAGCCGGAACTATAGGCAATAATTATTCTGCCGGTACGATTATTATAATCTTGGATCCAAAGCCTTATCTGGTGGGAGCGCAGAACTTGGATCAGTCCTCTGGCGGTTCAGATGAAGAAAGCGACGACGATTTACGAGAGCGTATAAAACTTGCGCCAGCTTCATTCAGTGTGGCGGGGCCGTCAGAGGCTTATAAATTTTTTGCAAAAAGCGCTAGCCCCTCTATTGCAGATGTAGCGATTACCAATCCGACGCCGGGGGAAGTTCACATTTTCCCGCTTTTGTCAGGTGGCGTTATACCAGGTCAGGCGTTACTTGATACTGTATATGCCATCTGCAATGGCGAAAAGGTCCGTCCCTTGACTGATACGGTTATCGTCTCCGCGCCGACAAAAATTGACTATGCCATTGAAGTGGAATTAACTATCCTGTCTAATGCAGTCAATCTAGGTGCAGATTCTACAGTTCTGGACGCAATACAAAGATGGGTAGATTCAAAGAAAAACATATTGGGCGTTGATGTGGTTAGGAACAAAATAGCGGCACTTTCCATGCTGGATGGAATAGTTTATAATGTTGACGTCATTAGTCCGGAAACTGACATCGTAGCTAACCCAGAAGATTATACAAATTGCACGGGAATAACAGTAACAATTAACGGAACCCATGACCAATAA
- a CDS encoding phage tail protein I produces MTNNGSILADSIAHITHIAAFDLLMKSRFNNMQLDQLLVYIIDTVDASAIPYLAQQFDVLGYKGFRLANTDADKRNIIKRAIELHRYKGTLWAIREALVSIGYGDAEITEHVGEHWANFRVTIDLGEKSLGDAEVQDIVKMINEYKNARSTLVDVSYIISISGEKITLSDSETDGQAIEDEDEVSAGGNVLHNGLVVRNGTNNYGPDTDLLIIEIQ; encoded by the coding sequence ATGACCAATAACGGGAGCATATTAGCAGATAGTATAGCACATATCACCCACATCGCAGCTTTTGATCTACTTATGAAAAGCAGGTTTAATAACATGCAATTAGATCAACTGTTGGTATATATCATTGATACAGTTGACGCGTCAGCAATTCCTTACCTGGCACAGCAATTTGACGTACTTGGTTATAAGGGGTTTCGATTAGCCAATACTGACGCAGATAAAAGAAATATAATAAAAAGGGCAATTGAATTACACCGTTACAAAGGTACTCTGTGGGCGATCCGTGAAGCTTTAGTTTCCATTGGCTACGGGGACGCTGAAATAACGGAACATGTAGGGGAACATTGGGCTAATTTTCGTGTAACAATCGACCTGGGCGAAAAATCGTTAGGCGACGCCGAAGTTCAGGACATTGTAAAAATGATTAACGAGTACAAAAACGCAAGGTCGACATTAGTGGATGTAAGCTACATCATATCAATTTCAGGTGAAAAGATAACCTTATCTGATTCTGAAACAGATGGTCAGGCAATTGAAGACGAAGACGAAGTGTCAGCCGGTGGCAATGTACTTCATAATGGTTTGGTGGTGCGTAATGGCACAAACAATTATGGACCTGACACTGATTTATTAATAATTGAAATTCAATAA
- a CDS encoding tyrosine-type recombinase/integrase has translation MEAKTVCYTPPKIVTKNPKDCYVYFRFFHAGKWHVKKYRGDANRDHMKAFKMQELQAVQKAKLIWLQNGWNPILDPDFKNRHVIRADSGRPMTFAQALKFSLSKKKVASKTMQDYGNQLKFIEQSISRCGYDILNIKDVRRIHIRTILDDLDRAKGLSNHGFNKYRDTLRALLGELLDWDIIEFNPAANIRGRAKVESSKYIPLTEAEKKKIAENLERIHFNFFVFSLVVYHAGIRPKEVLALKIGDIDLLSRVITIRPDLAAENSKTKNVRRVPIDDELYNYLMRLGLSKFPHTHYAFGSNCGTSGNRGKGSSLKGVSGAMRPDFLSPSTVRVKRDTVTNLWGKLVIKGLGINKHLYALKHTGGNDKIVAGVDLDALRSLYGHTNKKMTETYVKQIKGVYQDEIIKKSPNFVGAAQ, from the coding sequence ATGGAAGCAAAAACAGTATGCTACACACCCCCTAAGATCGTAACAAAGAACCCTAAAGACTGTTATGTCTATTTTCGTTTTTTCCACGCCGGCAAATGGCATGTAAAGAAATACCGGGGTGATGCGAACCGGGATCACATGAAAGCATTTAAAATGCAGGAACTACAGGCGGTTCAAAAAGCTAAGTTAATCTGGCTGCAAAATGGATGGAACCCGATTCTGGATCCAGACTTTAAGAACCGGCATGTTATCCGGGCGGATTCGGGGCGGCCGATGACGTTCGCCCAGGCTCTCAAATTTTCGCTATCCAAAAAGAAAGTTGCTTCCAAGACAATGCAGGATTATGGCAACCAATTAAAGTTCATTGAGCAGTCAATTTCAAGATGTGGGTATGATATTTTGAATATAAAGGACGTTCGACGGATCCATATCCGGACAATTTTAGATGATCTGGACCGGGCAAAGGGCCTAAGCAATCACGGATTTAATAAATACAGGGACACGCTTCGGGCCTTATTAGGTGAACTATTGGATTGGGACATTATAGAATTTAACCCGGCAGCAAATATCCGGGGACGGGCGAAAGTGGAATCAAGTAAATATATCCCATTGACGGAAGCGGAAAAGAAAAAAATTGCTGAAAATCTGGAAAGAATTCATTTTAACTTTTTTGTCTTTTCGCTGGTAGTGTATCATGCGGGCATACGGCCAAAAGAAGTATTAGCCCTCAAAATCGGCGATATTGATTTACTGTCAAGGGTAATTACCATTCGGCCGGATCTGGCGGCAGAAAATAGTAAAACAAAGAATGTCCGCAGGGTGCCTATTGATGATGAGCTATATAATTACCTTATGCGCTTGGGCCTTTCAAAATTCCCCCACACCCATTATGCGTTTGGAAGCAACTGCGGCACTTCCGGAAACCGTGGAAAAGGATCCAGTTTAAAAGGTGTCAGCGGGGCAATGCGTCCTGATTTCCTATCTCCGTCAACTGTCAGAGTAAAGCGGGACACGGTAACTAATCTATGGGGAAAGCTTGTAATAAAGGGACTTGGGATCAATAAACACCTATATGCCTTAAAGCATACCGGCGGCAATGACAAGATCGTAGCGGGCGTGGATCTTGACGCCTTGCGATCCCTATACGGGCATACAAATAAAAAAATGACTGAAACGTATGTCAAGCAAATAAAGGGCGTATATCAGGACGAAATAATAAAGAAGTCGCCAAACTTTGTTGGTGCAGCGCAATAA